The proteins below come from a single Fastidiosipila sanguinis genomic window:
- a CDS encoding DUF4430 domain-containing protein: MLKNIFTKMNSKNKKRAISKRALALILTLPLTLAVACNRESHITELSKDAMQNTSISSMSKSENSKIIDKDSNKKDSDLLLQTSENKDNQSSSSTTSTVQIELSNSTLANTSTSASQTNNVNQEIAKQTQEATTTKTTQRTTTTVTSKTTAKPTPTPIPSSTLVPTTTTTSPTTTKKQTLSVSLTISLQSVKNNPNALPVHQQKLLVPESGYLANGYRVEVKEGTTVLEVLKDYLNKNNIHYDIQDHQFGAYIAGINNIYEFDAGKNSGWMYKVNGVLPNYGVGSYTLKDGDSIFLFYTIDYTKEDAF, translated from the coding sequence ATGCTAAAAAATATCTTTACTAAAATGAATAGCAAGAACAAGAAACGTGCTATAAGTAAGAGAGCTTTGGCCCTTATATTAACCTTACCTTTAACTCTAGCAGTTGCTTGTAATCGAGAGAGTCATATAACCGAGCTCTCCAAAGATGCTATGCAAAATACCAGCATCTCTTCAATGAGCAAATCTGAAAACTCTAAAATAATCGACAAAGATAGCAATAAAAAAGACAGCGATTTATTACTCCAAACTTCCGAGAATAAAGATAATCAGTCAAGTTCAAGCACTACCAGTACAGTTCAAATTGAGCTTTCAAACTCTACTTTAGCCAATACTTCAACAAGTGCCAGTCAGACAAACAATGTCAATCAAGAAATTGCTAAACAAACTCAGGAAGCTACTACAACTAAAACCACTCAAAGAACTACAACAACGGTCACATCAAAGACTACGGCTAAACCTACCCCCACTCCAATACCAAGTTCTACACTTGTACCGACAACTACAACCACATCACCAACCACTACTAAGAAACAAACTCTATCCGTTAGCCTGACTATAAGTTTGCAGTCGGTAAAAAACAACCCTAACGCGCTTCCTGTGCATCAACAAAAGCTTTTAGTTCCAGAAAGCGGTTACTTAGCTAACGGCTACCGTGTAGAAGTAAAAGAAGGTACTACTGTTCTTGAGGTTTTGAAGGATTATTTGAATAAGAATAATATCCATTACGATATTCAAGATCATCAATTCGGAGCCTATATTGCTGGAATAAACAATATTTACGAATTTGATGCTGGTAAAAATTCTGGCTGGATGTATAAAGTTAATGGCGTTCTCCCTAACTATGGTGTTGGTAGTTATACATTAAAAGATGGCGATAGCATCTTCCTCTTTTACACAATAGACTATACCAAAGAAGACGCATTCTAG
- a CDS encoding ECF transporter S component, giving the protein MDKVKNFLLNNTLVSNIIFFATIIITLFIWLQFFPDKFFFFAVIIIVETLLYSMFYIEKKNTSAKEIALMASLATLSVVGRVAFFALPQIKPTAAVVFISGLCLGKGPGFLIGLLSMFLSNFFFGHSFHTPFQMLGMALVGFFAGCFSLINLKHKLKLWQEVSLSFVFTFLIYGLIVDASSILFLYTYQGELAIYTTLAQGIPFNLAHGLSTAIFLFFLSPLLSRQLSRVCRKYGLFMFKDYASKDLLK; this is encoded by the coding sequence ATGGATAAAGTGAAGAATTTTTTGTTAAATAATACCTTAGTTTCAAATATTATCTTTTTTGCTACCATAATAATCACTTTATTTATTTGGTTGCAATTTTTCCCTGATAAATTTTTCTTTTTCGCAGTAATAATAATTGTTGAGACCTTGCTCTATAGCATGTTTTATATAGAGAAGAAAAATACATCTGCCAAAGAAATTGCACTCATGGCCTCGCTTGCTACCTTATCCGTTGTTGGTAGAGTTGCATTTTTTGCCTTGCCCCAAATTAAGCCAACAGCAGCAGTCGTCTTTATTTCTGGACTTTGTCTCGGCAAAGGCCCTGGATTCTTAATTGGTTTATTGTCAATGTTTTTGTCAAACTTCTTTTTTGGACATAGCTTCCATACACCTTTCCAAATGCTAGGAATGGCCTTGGTTGGTTTCTTTGCGGGATGTTTCTCACTTATCAATCTCAAACATAAGCTCAAACTTTGGCAAGAAGTTTCCCTCTCTTTTGTGTTTACTTTTCTCATTTATGGACTAATTGTTGACGCTAGCTCAATTTTATTCCTTTACACTTATCAAGGAGAGTTAGCTATTTATACGACACTTGCACAAGGCATACCTTTTAATCTGGCTCACGGCCTATCTACAGCAATATTCCTATTCTTCCTCTCACCACTACTATCTCGCCAATTATCTCGAGTTTGTAGGAAGTACGGCTTATTTATGTTTAAAGATTATGCTAGTAAAGATTTGTTAAAATGA
- a CDS encoding energy-coupling factor transporter transmembrane component T: MKQTNFEKLYPGLGLAYYVLVLSLIILVKHPIELLILYIAVAASLIYRDYLMGEYLFHKKILTYLLPFIFMIFTATINSMFRHYGFINLFRLSNGNYFTLDSIIDGAQGGFRLGLCVLWIKHLNEHISTNNLLFLFKGLFPGFALLLTLVFRFFPHYLNQARELIIVNKLSNEDKKLGIKANFTNTANVLAKLSSWALESSINTAQYMQARGLGISDNKTSYKLYKWRTNDSILLLIISVAMAGYFLMRAKGYLDFIYYPFTYVPEWQGLNFVMLILLSLVAFLPLIVDIKDY; the protein is encoded by the coding sequence TTGAAACAAACAAATTTCGAAAAACTTTATCCAGGTTTAGGGCTAGCATATTACGTGCTAGTCCTAAGCCTTATTATTTTAGTTAAGCATCCAATAGAGTTGCTTATACTTTATATTGCTGTGGCCGCATCTCTAATTTATCGAGACTATCTAATGGGAGAATATTTATTTCACAAAAAAATCCTCACCTATCTCCTACCTTTTATCTTTATGATATTTACAGCAACTATAAATTCAATGTTTAGACATTATGGATTTATAAATTTATTTAGATTATCTAACGGAAACTATTTCACACTTGACTCTATCATTGATGGGGCTCAGGGTGGCTTTAGGCTTGGTTTATGTGTACTTTGGATCAAGCATTTAAACGAACACATCAGTACAAACAATCTTTTATTTTTATTCAAGGGACTGTTCCCTGGATTCGCTCTCTTACTCACTTTGGTATTTAGATTTTTCCCACACTATCTTAATCAAGCAAGAGAGTTAATAATAGTCAACAAATTAAGTAATGAGGACAAAAAATTAGGTATAAAAGCTAATTTCACTAATACAGCTAACGTATTGGCTAAATTAAGTTCATGGGCGCTAGAAAGTAGCATTAATACAGCCCAGTATATGCAAGCTAGAGGTTTAGGTATTTCAGATAATAAAACATCATATAAGCTATATAAATGGCGTACAAACGATTCAATTCTTTTGCTAATAATCTCAGTTGCAATGGCTGGGTACTTTCTTATGAGGGCAAAAGGATATTTAGATTTTATTTACTATCCTTTTACCTATGTGCCTGAGTGGCAAGGTCTCAACTTTGTCATGTTAATATTGTTATCTTTGGTCGCATTTTTGCCGTTAATTGTAGATATTAAAGATTATTAG
- a CDS encoding ABC transporter ATP-binding protein → MNILEIKNLNFNYVDFPPLWENVNMQLEAGDFALLLGPSGSGKSCLMKHLIYKLAPYGNASGEILYKGQSLDSLSPYEHVKNIAYVSQNPDEQIVSESVWQELAFSLEQLGMPADKMRLRIAEVANFFGIQEWFWQKTNELSGGQKQILTLASAMVLKPEILVLDEADSNLDPVTRVSFLNILQRINVEMGTTILLSSHNWENTLDLANKVYYLNNQALRNFDSNRDFINFIYSEIPEEISALPTASQVSYQLQEISTNNVKTRQDLSKALVGNNLPSLRNLSAEFNAENNEHSKRNNSAGQNLLEIKDLQFKYKKVGENILDHLNLSVPTKSICFILGGNGSGKSTLLKCIVEQLQYSGSIKINSEENTGLKTLLPNRSSKRPRISYLPQNTRLLFSADTIHEEIRLAFEAVSKEDIPHLADIFAIELENFSPETLLISFGLSERMNFNPGDLSGGELQRAALALILLNKPQLLLLDEPSNNLAYNDIEHLSKILERLRNKGLTILAVSHDLEFASKIADSCALIFQGEIVSHAEPHRFFADNFFYTTDSCKIAQDFQESDSIAITSEELLEQVRALDV, encoded by the coding sequence ATGAATATTTTAGAGATAAAGAATTTAAATTTTAATTATGTGGACTTCCCTCCTTTATGGGAGAACGTCAATATGCAGCTCGAGGCTGGCGATTTTGCCCTGCTATTGGGTCCTAGTGGTTCAGGTAAAAGTTGCCTAATGAAGCATTTGATTTATAAGCTGGCACCTTATGGTAATGCCAGTGGCGAGATCTTGTACAAAGGACAAAGTCTGGATAGTCTTTCGCCTTATGAACATGTCAAGAATATTGCTTATGTTTCACAAAATCCTGATGAGCAAATTGTTAGTGAATCAGTTTGGCAGGAGTTGGCCTTTTCGTTAGAGCAACTAGGTATGCCTGCCGATAAGATGCGTTTACGTATTGCGGAGGTTGCAAATTTCTTTGGTATACAAGAGTGGTTCTGGCAAAAGACTAATGAGTTATCTGGTGGACAAAAACAAATTCTCACCCTAGCTTCAGCTATGGTCCTTAAGCCTGAAATTCTGGTTCTTGATGAGGCAGATTCCAACCTAGATCCAGTTACTAGAGTTAGTTTCTTGAATATCTTGCAAAGAATTAATGTTGAAATGGGTACTACTATCCTACTCTCCTCACACAATTGGGAAAACACCCTAGATTTAGCTAATAAAGTTTATTATTTAAATAATCAAGCTCTAAGAAACTTTGATAGCAATCGTGATTTTATTAACTTCATTTATTCTGAGATCCCAGAAGAGATATCCGCATTACCAACTGCCTCTCAAGTAAGTTACCAACTACAAGAAATCTCAACCAACAACGTTAAAACTCGTCAAGATTTAAGCAAGGCTCTTGTTGGCAACAATTTGCCTTCTTTGAGAAATTTGTCAGCTGAGTTTAATGCTGAAAACAATGAGCATAGCAAGCGTAACAACAGCGCTGGCCAAAATTTACTAGAAATCAAAGACTTACAGTTTAAATACAAAAAAGTGGGTGAAAACATTCTCGATCATCTAAATTTATCGGTACCAACTAAATCAATCTGTTTCATCCTCGGTGGTAACGGGAGTGGTAAGAGCACCCTGCTTAAATGTATAGTTGAACAATTACAATATTCCGGCAGTATAAAGATCAATAGTGAGGAAAATACTGGATTAAAAACGCTTTTACCAAATAGAAGTTCCAAACGACCTCGTATTTCTTATCTACCACAAAATACTCGTCTGCTATTTAGTGCCGATACAATACATGAAGAAATTAGGCTAGCTTTTGAAGCTGTTTCTAAGGAGGATATACCTCATTTAGCTGATATATTCGCCATAGAACTGGAGAATTTCAGTCCCGAAACCTTGTTGATCAGCTTCGGTCTGAGCGAAAGAATGAATTTCAACCCTGGAGATCTCAGTGGTGGTGAGTTGCAACGTGCTGCTCTTGCCTTGATTTTGCTGAATAAGCCTCAGTTGTTGCTACTTGATGAGCCAAGTAATAATTTGGCATATAATGATATTGAACATTTGAGTAAAATATTAGAACGCTTACGAAATAAAGGCTTAACTATTTTGGCAGTATCACACGATTTAGAATTCGCTAGCAAAATAGCTGATTCATGTGCTTTAATTTTCCAAGGAGAAATTGTCAGCCACGCTGAGCCACACAGGTTTTTCGCAGATAACTTCTTCTATACTACAGATAGTTGCAAGATTGCCCAAGATTTCCAAGAATCTGATTCAATAGCGATTACAAGCGAAGAGTTATTAGAGCAGGTCAGAGCTTTGGATGTTTAG
- a CDS encoding DUF4430 domain-containing protein codes for MQKQKQNKKSSIKLLNLLLVLLLSFTAVMPQNLAAETTENKETIQAELNIDLRDILRNKDSISEDVVKKVPESGYLTKSKKISVEKGSSAWDVVKNYLDENNIPYDAQESQFGVYIKGVNNIHEFDAGKNSGWMYNVNGKTPNVGVSGYTLTDGDKVKLFYVVDYMNMPSLEDEEDAAELTVEIRNDAVSKEQGAAWEGAYLAEDNKSVIEYNEGDTIFSALITYAIKNDKQSGIAINGVHNLETAFITAISGVSKDTSVEGKKTIGWVITLNGEKPEKGLGTEVKAGDEISINFVVEDLSTQPSTPVEDVDYDKLPSSWPSFRGNSDNNAVRNSAANSPLLADSVEQVFAQKFADAGARFPKAPGQGIFVNNEYVFVTDKGDAGQLLAVDPHSGAILRSLELPNGMGYATTTPLYAEGRIFLPLDSGKVVSFPYSLWKDQKSFDEVPGSWLYDAGNSNLQSQTPLTYVDGKLIYAGLHFNRDRSNPAPLVALNANTGEIIWRKDYVGGFYFSGGIVSGNYLITGSDAQGILVIDVNTGELVDQHKSEVEIRSTVVRYNDEYYVVNGSGDLIKFTVSSEGKISINYTKNIGVRSVTTPVIDNDRLYLGTDNGKLMVLCTKDGSLIREVDVNKKYTQIAGSPLLVKHGEDAYIFFTANNNDGILYGFVDNAEKTENEDPTVVYQPEESVRQYTRNSVFMGEDGVVYFSLDSGYLIAIKGKQPVAEEPTPEPQPEPTPEPDQGSDNGGDVEEHTLKAETKENGLDLQATLKAKPAEDLILTVERKDAKALASDQYSFTEVFDINLITTEGKKVQPGSTLTISLRPSTDIEENTVLIHEIIENGERRLERLNYTVTEDEKGKLITFEVNHLSLFGLGKVVDKSSDGNVTPETSKPAETSKPEGTNKPDSNANVGKTGAQSSVITATALIALAIAIYKLRNKDEEQDLI; via the coding sequence ATGCAAAAGCAAAAGCAAAACAAAAAAAGTAGCATTAAGTTACTGAATTTATTGTTAGTTCTGCTCCTCAGTTTTACTGCAGTTATGCCTCAAAATTTGGCGGCTGAGACTACAGAAAACAAAGAAACTATTCAGGCAGAGCTAAATATCGATTTAAGAGATATTCTTAGAAACAAAGATTCTATCTCTGAAGATGTTGTAAAGAAAGTTCCAGAATCCGGATATTTAACTAAATCCAAAAAAATTTCTGTTGAAAAAGGAAGCTCTGCTTGGGACGTAGTTAAAAATTATTTGGACGAAAACAATATCCCTTATGATGCCCAAGAGTCACAGTTTGGCGTATATATTAAAGGTGTTAATAATATTCACGAATTTGATGCTGGTAAAAACTCTGGCTGGATGTACAACGTCAATGGTAAGACTCCTAATGTAGGTGTATCTGGCTATACTTTAACTGATGGAGATAAAGTTAAGTTATTCTATGTTGTAGATTACATGAATATGCCATCTCTTGAAGATGAAGAAGATGCAGCCGAGCTTACTGTTGAAATTCGTAATGATGCGGTAAGTAAAGAGCAAGGAGCTGCATGGGAAGGCGCTTATCTCGCAGAAGATAATAAATCAGTAATCGAATATAACGAAGGTGATACAATTTTTAGTGCTTTAATAACTTATGCAATTAAGAATGATAAACAAAGTGGAATCGCTATAAATGGCGTCCATAATCTTGAAACTGCCTTTATTACAGCAATTTCAGGTGTTTCTAAGGATACATCTGTTGAAGGTAAAAAAACTATAGGTTGGGTCATAACTCTTAATGGCGAAAAACCAGAAAAAGGTCTAGGAACTGAGGTTAAAGCTGGCGATGAAATCAGTATTAATTTTGTAGTTGAAGATCTCTCCACTCAACCAAGCACACCAGTTGAGGATGTAGATTACGATAAGCTACCATCTAGCTGGCCAAGCTTCCGTGGTAATTCAGATAACAATGCTGTTAGAAATTCTGCAGCTAACTCTCCTTTGCTAGCAGACAGTGTTGAACAAGTTTTTGCTCAAAAATTTGCTGATGCAGGAGCTAGATTCCCTAAAGCACCTGGTCAAGGAATTTTTGTAAATAATGAATATGTATTTGTTACCGACAAAGGTGATGCAGGTCAGTTACTAGCAGTAGATCCACATAGTGGTGCTATCCTCAGATCTTTGGAATTACCAAATGGTATGGGCTATGCTACTACAACTCCTCTCTATGCTGAAGGAAGAATTTTCTTACCATTAGATTCAGGAAAAGTTGTTTCCTTCCCATACAGCCTCTGGAAAGACCAAAAGAGCTTCGATGAAGTTCCTGGCTCATGGCTATATGATGCAGGTAACAGTAATTTACAATCTCAAACTCCTCTAACATATGTTGATGGTAAATTAATTTACGCTGGACTTCATTTTAACAGAGATAGAAGTAACCCTGCTCCATTAGTAGCTTTGAACGCTAATACAGGTGAAATTATTTGGAGAAAAGATTATGTCGGTGGATTCTATTTCTCAGGCGGTATCGTTTCAGGTAATTACTTGATAACAGGTAGTGATGCCCAAGGAATCTTAGTAATTGATGTAAATACAGGAGAGCTAGTAGACCAACACAAGAGTGAAGTTGAGATTCGTTCCACAGTGGTTCGCTATAATGACGAATATTATGTAGTTAATGGTTCTGGAGATTTAATCAAATTTACAGTATCTTCTGAAGGCAAGATTTCAATAAATTATACAAAGAATATCGGAGTAAGATCTGTAACTACTCCAGTAATTGATAATGATAGACTTTATCTTGGAACTGACAATGGTAAACTCATGGTCTTGTGTACTAAAGATGGTTCTCTTATAAGAGAAGTTGATGTAAACAAGAAATATACTCAAATAGCTGGTTCTCCATTATTGGTAAAACACGGTGAAGATGCTTACATATTCTTCACAGCAAACAATAACGACGGCATCTTGTACGGATTCGTCGATAATGCAGAAAAAACTGAAAATGAAGATCCTACAGTGGTATATCAGCCAGAAGAAAGTGTACGTCAATATACTAGAAACTCTGTATTTATGGGTGAAGATGGTGTTGTATACTTCTCATTGGATAGTGGTTATTTGATTGCTATTAAGGGCAAACAACCTGTGGCAGAAGAACCTACACCTGAACCTCAGCCAGAGCCAACACCTGAGCCAGACCAAGGTTCAGATAACGGCGGAGACGTTGAAGAACATACATTAAAAGCTGAGACTAAAGAAAACGGTTTAGACTTGCAAGCTACACTAAAAGCTAAACCAGCAGAAGATCTAATTCTTACAGTTGAAAGAAAAGATGCAAAAGCTTTAGCAAGCGATCAATACAGCTTCACTGAAGTATTCGATATTAACTTGATTACTACTGAAGGTAAGAAAGTACAACCCGGCTCAACTCTTACAATTAGTCTAAGACCAAGCACTGATATTGAAGAAAATACAGTCTTGATTCATGAGATCATTGAAAATGGTGAAAGAAGACTCGAGCGCCTTAACTACACAGTTACAGAAGATGAGAAAGGTAAACTCATTACATTTGAGGTAAATCATCTATCACTATTTGGATTAGGAAAAGTTGTAGACAAATCTAGCGATGGCAATGTTACTCCTGAAACAAGTAAGCCTGCTGAAACAAGCAAACCTGAAGGTACAAACAAGCCAGATTCAAATGCAAATGTAGGTAAAACAGGAGCACAATCCAGTGTCATTACTGCAACAGCTTTAATTGCGTTGGCGATAGCAATCTACAAATTAAGAAACAAAGATGAGGAACAAGATCTCATCTAA
- a CDS encoding DUF58 domain-containing protein, translated as MKVNLVSDKSRVYRTESFDITLEVENKSPFYFPLMKLEFNLPRNDKVLKLEKNTSKKFSSLYNFRLYRKPHFVSSNKLISLALPQNALITHKISLKAKHKGSYKVGTDSIVVQDLFSFFYLPLPKRSIYDRKTHKYTSVVNLEVLPNPKLWKLSEFGTLMNPEQVLISNNNKKVSNEVDTIAKVRTYQQGDRMKQIHWKLSARNNEWLTREFEDPRQGGILFILDPKIPDSCVDPYNYSNHATEIIAASMRHFSRTEGPLNLLLDETAYSALGEGLEPIKFYEELMYWKGQIKKGDPRLKNKDFQVACNVVENRSSLTEMMDKGLQNKVYRAVVVCTARLHDKLINELLQVQESGSQVILLFMHNENQEDLDNTLKKLLRSKVKLITNKVSSLEAYHEIETKEDK; from the coding sequence GTGAAAGTAAATCTAGTTAGTGATAAATCTCGTGTTTATCGTACTGAGAGTTTTGATATTACTCTAGAAGTAGAAAACAAAAGTCCTTTCTACTTCCCTCTCATGAAGTTAGAATTCAACTTGCCTCGTAATGATAAAGTTTTAAAGTTGGAAAAAAATACATCTAAGAAATTTTCTTCTTTATATAATTTCAGACTTTATAGAAAACCTCATTTTGTAAGCTCTAACAAGCTAATTTCTTTAGCCTTACCACAAAATGCTTTAATAACTCACAAAATATCTCTAAAAGCTAAACATAAAGGTAGTTACAAGGTTGGAACTGACTCAATAGTGGTACAAGATTTATTTAGCTTCTTCTATTTGCCATTACCAAAAAGAAGCATTTATGATAGAAAAACACATAAATATACTTCCGTTGTTAATTTGGAAGTATTACCAAATCCTAAACTTTGGAAACTTAGCGAATTTGGTACACTAATGAATCCTGAGCAAGTTTTAATCAGCAATAATAATAAGAAAGTCAGCAACGAAGTTGACACCATTGCTAAGGTTAGAACTTACCAACAGGGCGATAGAATGAAACAGATCCACTGGAAATTAAGTGCTCGCAATAATGAGTGGTTGACTAGAGAGTTTGAAGATCCTCGTCAAGGCGGTATCCTCTTCATTCTAGATCCAAAAATCCCTGATTCATGTGTTGACCCATATAATTATTCTAATCATGCTACAGAAATAATTGCTGCTAGCATGCGTCATTTCTCCAGAACTGAAGGTCCACTCAATCTACTACTAGACGAGACCGCTTATTCTGCTTTGGGAGAAGGTTTAGAGCCAATTAAATTCTACGAGGAATTAATGTATTGGAAAGGCCAGATTAAAAAAGGTGATCCAAGACTTAAAAACAAAGATTTCCAAGTGGCATGTAATGTAGTTGAAAATCGCTCTAGCCTGACAGAAATGATGGACAAAGGTCTACAAAACAAGGTTTATCGAGCTGTCGTTGTATGTACTGCACGACTTCACGATAAATTAATCAACGAGTTATTACAAGTGCAAGAATCTGGATCTCAAGTAATTTTGCTATTTATGCACAACGAAAACCAAGAAGACCTGGATAATACTCTTAAAAAATTACTCAGATCTAAAGTTAAACTTATTACCAACAAGGTTTCTTCACTTGAAGCCTACCATGAAATTGAGACAAAGGAGGATAAGTAA
- a CDS encoding AAA family ATPase: MDNKETANLINKVKNNVNQIVIGQSEALELLLIGLVSRGHVLLEDVPGIGKTTLASSLAKSLGLDFKRIQFTPDVMPSDITGFNMYNPKVGEFQFHPGAIMTNLVLADEINRSSPKTQSSLLEAMQDRQVTVDGVTYKLPDPFMVVATQNAIDQIGTYPLPEAQLDRFMIKTNLRYPNIQEEMRIYDTHSGVSPLDNLQEVLSIEDLVRIQKAAIDVYVAPSLYEYVAQLSNASRQHPQVKLGVSPRGALMLVQAAKGRALLQGRDYIIPDDIQFLAPYCLAHRLILHQDAELSDINENQVIKDILRITPIPKA, from the coding sequence ATGGATAATAAAGAAACTGCTAATTTAATCAATAAGGTTAAAAATAATGTAAATCAAATAGTTATTGGTCAAAGTGAAGCGCTAGAGCTTTTATTAATAGGTCTAGTCAGTCGTGGTCACGTTTTGTTAGAAGACGTTCCAGGCATTGGAAAGACTACTCTGGCTTCCTCCCTAGCTAAATCTCTAGGACTTGATTTCAAGCGTATTCAGTTCACACCTGATGTAATGCCTTCGGATATTACAGGGTTCAATATGTATAATCCTAAAGTTGGAGAATTCCAATTCCATCCAGGTGCGATTATGACCAACCTCGTTTTAGCTGATGAGATCAACCGTTCTTCACCAAAGACTCAATCTTCTCTATTAGAGGCAATGCAGGATAGACAGGTTACTGTTGATGGTGTCACTTATAAATTACCTGATCCATTTATGGTTGTAGCTACACAGAATGCTATTGACCAAATTGGTACATACCCACTACCTGAAGCTCAACTTGACCGTTTCATGATAAAAACTAACCTCCGCTACCCTAATATCCAAGAGGAAATGCGCATTTACGATACTCACTCAGGTGTTTCTCCTCTAGATAATTTGCAGGAAGTTTTGTCCATTGAGGACCTAGTAAGAATACAAAAAGCAGCTATTGATGTTTATGTTGCACCTTCTCTATATGAGTATGTAGCCCAATTATCCAATGCTAGTAGACAACATCCGCAAGTTAAGTTAGGTGTATCTCCACGTGGTGCGCTTATGCTTGTTCAAGCTGCTAAAGGTCGTGCACTCTTACAAGGTAGAGACTATATTATTCCTGACGATATTCAATTCTTAGCCCCATATTGCTTGGCGCATAGATTAATTTTGCATCAAGATGCTGAATTAAGTGATATCAACGAAAATCAAGTTATCAAAGATATACTCAGAATTACACCTATACCAAAAGCTTAA